In one window of Chryseobacterium sp. JV274 DNA:
- a CDS encoding aldo/keto reductase: protein MEKRKIKNTDLTIAPINFGGNVFGWTLDEKQSFDILDRFTEAGFNFVDTADTYSWWVNGKGGQSEEIIGKWMKSRSNRNDIVLATKVGSETKEHGYDISRKHILQSVDESLKRLQTDHIDLYYTHFDDNITPVEETLSAYDEIIKAGKVRYIAASNLSPERLKASFEAAEKNNLPKYVALQPHYNLMEREGFEGNYAPLAEQFDLSVFPYWSLAAGFLTGKYRDEADLAKSARGEGVRKYLNPKGLEVLKALDQVSSKHNTTQGTVSLAWLLSNPLITAPIVSATSASQLETVFNAPKLILDQEDIDLLNSAGN from the coding sequence ATGGAAAAAAGAAAGATCAAAAACACCGATTTAACGATTGCACCAATCAATTTCGGAGGAAATGTTTTTGGATGGACCCTGGATGAAAAACAGTCTTTTGATATACTGGATCGCTTTACAGAAGCAGGATTCAATTTTGTAGATACTGCAGACACCTATTCATGGTGGGTGAACGGGAAAGGAGGACAATCTGAAGAGATCATTGGAAAGTGGATGAAAAGCCGTTCTAACCGTAATGATATCGTTTTGGCAACAAAAGTAGGTTCTGAAACCAAAGAACATGGCTATGATATCAGCAGAAAGCATATCTTACAATCAGTGGATGAGTCACTGAAAAGGCTTCAGACCGATCATATTGATCTCTATTATACTCACTTTGATGATAATATCACTCCGGTAGAAGAAACGCTTTCGGCTTATGATGAGATCATTAAGGCTGGAAAAGTGCGCTATATTGCGGCTTCCAATTTATCACCGGAACGTTTAAAAGCATCATTTGAAGCTGCTGAAAAGAATAATCTTCCTAAATATGTTGCATTACAGCCTCATTATAACCTGATGGAAAGGGAAGGTTTTGAGGGAAATTATGCACCTCTGGCAGAGCAGTTCGATTTAAGTGTATTTCCTTACTGGTCTCTGGCAGCTGGTTTCTTAACGGGTAAATACCGTGATGAAGCAGATCTTGCAAAAAGCGCGAGAGGTGAAGGGGTAAGAAAGTATTTAAATCCTAAAGGACTTGAAGTTTTAAAAGCTCTGGATCAGGTAAGTTCAAAACATAATACCACTCAGGGAACGGTTTCTCTGGCATGGCTGTTATCCAATCCTTTGATCACAGCTCCTATTGTAAGTGCTACAAGTGCATCACAGCTTGAAACGGTATTCAATGCTCCAAAACTTATTCTTGATCAGGAAGATATTGATCTGTTGAATAGTGCAGGCAACTAA
- a CDS encoding MFS transporter, whose protein sequence is MSTTLEKGQTINFYQATAPIIISVFGVYLTIGIALGVLPGFVQNTLGFDSIIVGLVIGLQSLSTLLTRAYSGKITDTRGAKKSKMSGVVLAVIAGIVYILAILFQGHPLMALLFLLAARIIHGIGESFLVTGALTWGIGLAGPSNSGKVMTWNGIAMYAGIAIGAPVSIWLSKEYNMLPAFILIALLPLVSWLSTAKLPSIPVDKDHVRTPFYKVIGAISGQGLSLAFSSMAFGCIASFIALFFSQKNWGDASLAFMVFGICYVLTRIFFASFPDKYRGFKIALISLIIEVAGQLLIWTSVSKTLAIIGCGLTGIGFSLVFPALGVLAIQKVKPQMRGTALGAYVAFVDLSLGLAGPIAGLITGWFDYQAVYLFGGISCMVSMIILLFNKK, encoded by the coding sequence ATGAGTACAACATTAGAAAAAGGGCAGACTATTAATTTCTATCAGGCGACCGCTCCCATTATCATTTCGGTATTTGGAGTTTATCTTACCATAGGAATTGCCCTGGGAGTACTTCCCGGGTTTGTCCAGAACACATTAGGTTTTGACAGCATTATTGTGGGGCTTGTTATTGGTTTGCAGTCGTTGTCAACACTTTTGACGCGTGCCTATTCCGGGAAAATTACAGATACCAGAGGAGCCAAGAAAAGTAAAATGTCAGGTGTGGTATTAGCTGTTATTGCCGGGATTGTTTATATACTTGCAATACTATTTCAGGGTCATCCGCTGATGGCACTTCTCTTTCTGTTAGCAGCAAGAATCATTCATGGTATTGGCGAAAGCTTTCTGGTTACCGGAGCATTGACGTGGGGAATAGGGCTGGCAGGCCCCTCTAACTCTGGAAAAGTAATGACCTGGAACGGTATTGCTATGTATGCAGGAATTGCAATTGGGGCTCCTGTCAGTATCTGGTTGAGTAAAGAATACAATATGCTGCCTGCTTTCATCCTTATAGCCTTACTTCCGCTTGTAAGCTGGCTTTCTACCGCAAAACTTCCTTCTATTCCTGTAGATAAAGATCATGTACGAACGCCTTTTTACAAGGTAATCGGGGCAATATCGGGGCAGGGACTGAGTCTTGCTTTTTCATCAATGGCTTTTGGATGTATTGCTTCTTTTATTGCTTTATTTTTCTCACAAAAGAATTGGGGAGATGCTTCACTTGCTTTTATGGTTTTCGGAATATGTTATGTTCTTACCAGAATTTTCTTTGCTTCATTTCCGGATAAATACAGAGGTTTTAAGATTGCTTTGATCTCTCTGATCATCGAAGTGGCAGGACAGCTGCTGATATGGACATCTGTTTCCAAAACATTAGCCATTATCGGATGTGGATTAACTGGGATTGGATTTTCATTGGTCTTTCCGGCATTGGGAGTTCTTGCGATTCAAAAAGTAAAACCACAAATGAGAGGAACAGCATTGGGAGCATATGTTGCTTTTGTTGATCTTTCATTAGGACTGGCAGGACCTATTGCCGGGCTAATTACCGGCTGGTTTGATTATCAGGCAGTATACCTTTTCGGGGGAATCAGCTGTATGGTATCAATGATTATTTTATTATTTAATAAAAAATAA
- a CDS encoding efflux RND transporter periplasmic adaptor subunit — protein sequence MQFKNISIYSLTLILTLSSCSGKKEEEKTVYENTKFTKNNENSVHLTEKQIQSVGITTTSIQNRNMEKLVRLNGKAEIAPSHISSVSSIMGGHIKSINIINGSHFNKGQVLAVVEDPQFIQLQQDYLVTKAQLEAARLNFNRQKDLNTSKASSDKTMQTAQADYATLNATLKGLEEKLRIIGINARGLHTGNIRSKINIYAPFTGFVSKILVNNGQYINPADTLFELINPAGLLLELKVFENDVNDVKAGQEIVVYNNQNPDVKSNARIVSVVPSIENGGSATAVAKLSSVNSEFVKGMYINAEVNINSRYTQGLPNEAVISFENKNYVFEDLGKSNYKMIPVVTGISDDQFTEIVKADALMDKKIVQKGAYSLLMMLKNKAE from the coding sequence ATGCAGTTCAAGAATATATCTATATACAGCCTTACTTTAATCCTTACTTTATCTTCATGTTCAGGAAAAAAAGAAGAAGAAAAAACGGTTTACGAAAACACAAAATTTACCAAAAACAATGAAAATTCGGTTCATCTCACGGAAAAACAAATTCAGTCTGTAGGAATTACCACCACATCTATTCAGAACAGAAATATGGAAAAGCTGGTACGACTGAACGGAAAAGCAGAAATTGCACCTTCACACATCAGTTCGGTTTCCAGTATTATGGGCGGGCACATCAAATCTATTAACATAATTAATGGAAGCCATTTCAATAAAGGACAAGTTCTTGCTGTTGTGGAAGATCCACAATTTATACAGCTTCAGCAGGATTATCTGGTGACAAAAGCACAGCTTGAAGCCGCAAGACTGAACTTTAACCGCCAGAAAGATCTTAATACAAGCAAAGCCAGCAGTGATAAGACGATGCAGACCGCTCAGGCAGATTATGCTACCCTGAATGCTACTTTAAAGGGCCTTGAAGAAAAGTTGAGAATCATTGGAATTAACGCCAGAGGTTTACATACTGGAAATATCAGAAGTAAGATTAATATCTATGCCCCATTTACCGGTTTTGTAAGTAAAATTCTTGTGAACAACGGACAATACATCAATCCGGCAGATACTTTGTTTGAGCTGATCAACCCCGCAGGATTGCTTTTGGAATTAAAGGTTTTTGAAAATGATGTGAATGATGTGAAAGCAGGACAGGAAATTGTAGTGTACAACAATCAGAATCCGGATGTGAAATCCAACGCAAGGATTGTCAGTGTAGTTCCAAGCATTGAAAATGGGGGATCTGCAACTGCCGTTGCTAAATTGTCTTCGGTAAATTCTGAATTTGTAAAAGGAATGTATATCAATGCTGAAGTTAATATCAACAGCCGGTACACACAGGGGCTTCCTAATGAAGCGGTAATATCTTTTGAAAATAAAAATTATGTTTTTGAAGATCTCGGAAAATCGAATTATAAAATGATTCCTGTTGTAACCGGAATTTCTGATGACCAGTTTACAGAGATTGTAAAAGCAGATGCTTTAATGGATAAAAAAATTGTACAGAAAGGTGCTTACAGCCTTCTGATGATGCTTAAAAACAAGGCAGAATAA
- a CDS encoding helix-turn-helix domain-containing protein, which yields MNANDSIKIDDLKKPYFVWFEENWVHDDVLHHHQKGQLVYVESGFQYITIEEKIYLLPQNHAVWIPPNAIHKTNSHSEKIKLMIMFADISTKNPFYHEVNVFSVPPVLKEMIKYAEKWSKQMISDDDENLFLKALFNELPRFVEHSLTLHISLPKDQRLTKVIEHLHHHYRDEIKMEDLSDTALLSFRTLERIFKKETGLTLSKYQQMLRIIKSLEFLSAGHLTISETAYEVGYKSVQAYTRSFLSVMQFRPTDFIKTIQ from the coding sequence ATGAATGCCAACGACAGCATAAAAATAGATGATCTGAAGAAACCTTATTTTGTATGGTTTGAAGAAAACTGGGTTCATGATGATGTCCTTCACCATCATCAGAAAGGTCAGCTGGTATATGTGGAAAGTGGGTTCCAATACATCACTATTGAAGAAAAAATCTATCTTCTCCCACAAAATCATGCCGTATGGATTCCTCCAAATGCAATTCATAAAACTAATTCACATTCCGAAAAGATAAAACTGATGATCATGTTTGCTGATATCAGTACAAAAAATCCCTTTTATCATGAGGTTAATGTATTTTCTGTTCCACCGGTTTTAAAAGAAATGATAAAATATGCGGAAAAATGGTCTAAGCAAATGATTTCTGATGATGATGAAAATCTATTTCTCAAAGCATTGTTCAACGAACTTCCGCGATTTGTTGAACATTCCTTAACGCTCCATATCAGTCTTCCAAAAGATCAACGCCTTACAAAAGTTATTGAGCATCTTCATCATCACTATCGGGATGAAATTAAGATGGAAGATCTCAGCGATACAGCACTTTTGTCTTTCCGTACATTGGAACGTATTTTCAAAAAAGAAACCGGACTCACTTTAAGTAAATACCAGCAGATGCTTCGTATCATTAAAAGTCTGGAATTTCTGAGTGCTGGGCATCTTACTATTTCAGAAACAGCTTATGAAGTAGGGTACAAGAGTGTACAGGCCTATACCAGAAGTTTTCTGTCTGTAATGCAGTTCAGACCTACAGATTTTATTAAAACAATTCAATAG
- a CDS encoding CusA/CzcA family heavy metal efflux RND transporter yields MLNKIIEFSVKNKLIIALFTVGLVLFGVYETTKLPIDAQPDITNNQVQIITTAPSYGAADIERLVTFPIEQATSNISGITELRSFSRFGLSLVTVVFDDNTDVYWARQQVQERLQLVQDNIPAGIGKPELGPISTGLGEIFQYVVRAKKGYENVYDETELRTIQDWVVRRQLLGTKGVADVSSFGGKLKQYEIAINPNRLQAFNININDVFGALEKNNQNTGGAYIEKKETVLFIRSEGLLGSTEDIGSIQVAETKEGIPVHIKDVASVKIGYATRYGAMTYNDTGEVSGAIVLMLKGENANVVIGNIKERLEKIQESLPEGVVIEPFLDRAKMVNNTISTVKTNLTEGALIVVFILVLFLGNFRAGLLVASVIPLAMLFAIIMMNIFGVGGNLMSLGALDFGLIVDGAVIIVEAVLHQLAHKKHFGKDNMLSKKEMDDQVSGSATKMVNSAVFGQIIILIVYLPIFTLQGIEGKMFKPMAQTVAFALIGAFILSLTYIPMMSSLVLSRKKKEKENISDRVMGKVETGHQKFLIKALKYRKTIILGVLVLFVGAVFTLSRMGGEFIPSLEEGDFAVEMRILQGSNINETKKATSQAANILLTQFPEIQKVVMKIGSAEIPTEPMPMDSGDMIIVLKPKKEWTSAKTFPELSDKMSKALSVIPGLTTSFQFPVQMRFNELMTGARQDVVCKIYGEDLDSLAAYAKKMGSIINTVKGAQDLYIEPVVGAPQVVIDYNRSELSRYNISVAEINRVINMAFAGQTAGALYEGEKKFDIVVRMDNEHKKDITSIRNLLIPTASGEQVPLSQLAKVELKNSPNQIQREDTKRRIIVGFNVRGRDVQSIVEELQQKAGKSLKLSPGYTVSYGGAFENLNEAKARLGVAVPISLVMIFLLLFFAFGSVKHSLLIYTAIPLSAIGGIYFLALRGMPFSISAGVGFIALFGVAVLNGIVLISEFNRLKKNGITNTNRIVLIGTKIRLRPVLMTAFVASLGFLPMAISNGAGAEVQRPLATVVIGGLMLATLLTLFVLPILYVLFENINKDKMKFSKKFNYKKLSVFLLLISFGSFQAQESITYDQALEKAYQQNGTLKNSKLVSDYQEKLKASYLDIPQMEVTGGFGQIQGEETDNSFGISQRFSFPTVYSKRKQMLDAEWSAGIINQNLTKTQLTKEVTDVFYRILVLQEKKKVLEYISQMYNNFADKAGLRLKKGEANILEESTAEIQKEQVQVQLNTLENDLDIAKLQLQVLLQSENPYQPIADQPTMNMGIQISEEMVKQHPELQYLQQQIKVGEAEVQLEKSKLLPDLLVGYTNQSMKNINNNRFNSVQVGVGIPLFTKGQRALAKAAQAKIAISENQYQRKEIELKNRLRQQLNNYMNQQRIIENYQQKQLPKSEIILKTAQKQMEVGEIDYLDWVILVNQAVKTKADYIDQLEKLNQISAELNFLISK; encoded by the coding sequence ATGTTAAATAAAATTATTGAGTTTTCTGTAAAGAATAAACTCATCATTGCTCTGTTTACAGTGGGGCTTGTTCTTTTTGGGGTCTATGAAACCACCAAACTACCCATAGATGCTCAGCCGGACATCACCAATAATCAGGTGCAGATTATTACGACTGCTCCTTCTTACGGTGCAGCAGATATTGAACGCCTTGTTACATTTCCTATCGAACAGGCTACCAGCAATATCAGCGGAATTACAGAACTTAGAAGTTTCTCACGTTTCGGACTGTCATTAGTAACGGTAGTTTTTGATGACAATACGGATGTCTACTGGGCACGCCAGCAGGTTCAGGAACGTTTGCAGCTTGTTCAGGACAATATCCCGGCCGGAATCGGAAAACCGGAACTGGGACCTATTTCCACAGGATTGGGAGAAATTTTCCAATATGTGGTAAGGGCCAAAAAAGGATATGAAAATGTCTATGATGAAACGGAACTCAGAACCATTCAGGATTGGGTGGTCAGAAGACAGCTTCTGGGAACTAAAGGAGTCGCCGATGTCAGCAGTTTCGGAGGAAAACTGAAACAATATGAAATCGCCATTAATCCCAACAGACTTCAGGCATTCAATATCAATATCAACGATGTTTTTGGAGCGTTGGAGAAAAATAACCAAAATACCGGAGGTGCTTATATTGAGAAGAAAGAAACCGTTCTTTTTATTCGCAGCGAAGGGCTTCTGGGAAGTACGGAAGATATCGGAAGTATTCAGGTGGCAGAAACCAAAGAAGGTATTCCGGTTCACATTAAAGATGTTGCTTCCGTAAAGATAGGGTATGCAACAAGATATGGTGCTATGACCTATAATGATACAGGAGAAGTATCCGGAGCTATTGTCCTGATGCTGAAAGGGGAGAATGCCAATGTAGTGATTGGAAATATTAAAGAAAGACTGGAAAAAATACAGGAATCATTACCTGAAGGGGTTGTCATTGAACCTTTCCTTGACCGTGCTAAAATGGTAAACAACACCATCAGTACAGTAAAAACAAACCTGACGGAAGGCGCTTTGATTGTTGTTTTTATTCTGGTTTTATTCTTAGGAAACTTCAGAGCAGGATTATTGGTAGCTTCTGTAATTCCTTTAGCGATGCTTTTCGCTATCATTATGATGAATATTTTTGGGGTAGGAGGAAACCTGATGAGTCTTGGAGCGCTTGATTTCGGACTTATCGTAGATGGAGCCGTTATCATCGTGGAAGCGGTACTGCATCAGCTGGCCCACAAAAAGCATTTCGGAAAAGATAATATGCTCAGCAAAAAAGAAATGGATGACCAGGTTTCCGGTTCTGCGACCAAAATGGTTAACAGTGCCGTTTTTGGGCAGATCATTATCTTAATTGTATATCTTCCGATTTTTACACTTCAGGGCATTGAAGGTAAAATGTTTAAGCCAATGGCCCAGACCGTTGCATTTGCCCTGATTGGCGCATTTATTCTTTCCCTTACTTATATTCCTATGATGAGTTCTCTGGTATTGAGCAGAAAGAAGAAAGAAAAAGAAAATATTTCAGACCGTGTAATGGGAAAAGTAGAAACTGGCCACCAGAAATTCCTGATAAAAGCCCTTAAATATAGAAAAACCATTATTCTGGGAGTGCTAGTACTGTTTGTTGGTGCTGTTTTTACCCTTTCCAGAATGGGTGGGGAATTTATCCCATCTCTTGAAGAAGGTGACTTTGCCGTTGAAATGAGGATTCTTCAGGGAAGCAATATCAATGAAACCAAAAAAGCAACCAGTCAGGCAGCTAATATACTTTTAACCCAGTTTCCTGAAATACAGAAGGTGGTCATGAAGATTGGTAGTGCAGAAATTCCTACGGAACCAATGCCAATGGATTCCGGAGATATGATCATTGTCTTAAAACCTAAAAAAGAATGGACTTCTGCAAAAACATTTCCAGAACTTTCTGATAAAATGAGTAAAGCACTGAGCGTTATTCCGGGATTGACAACCAGTTTTCAGTTCCCGGTACAAATGCGTTTCAATGAGCTGATGACCGGAGCAAGGCAGGATGTGGTATGCAAAATTTATGGGGAAGATCTGGACAGCCTTGCTGCCTACGCAAAAAAGATGGGAAGCATTATCAACACGGTAAAAGGAGCTCAGGATCTTTATATAGAACCCGTTGTGGGAGCTCCACAGGTTGTTATTGATTATAACCGTTCGGAACTGTCCCGATATAATATTTCCGTGGCAGAAATCAACAGGGTTATCAATATGGCTTTTGCCGGTCAGACAGCAGGTGCTTTATACGAAGGAGAGAAGAAGTTTGACATTGTAGTCCGGATGGATAATGAACATAAAAAAGATATCACAAGTATCCGGAATCTTTTGATACCTACCGCTTCAGGAGAGCAGGTTCCTTTATCACAGCTGGCCAAAGTAGAGCTTAAAAACAGTCCGAACCAGATCCAGAGGGAAGATACCAAAAGAAGAATCATCGTAGGGTTTAATGTAAGAGGAAGGGATGTTCAGAGCATCGTGGAAGAACTTCAGCAAAAGGCAGGTAAAAGCCTGAAACTATCACCCGGATATACCGTTTCTTATGGAGGAGCTTTTGAAAATTTAAATGAAGCTAAAGCCAGACTCGGAGTAGCAGTTCCTATTTCATTAGTAATGATTTTCCTGTTGTTGTTCTTTGCTTTCGGTTCTGTAAAACACAGCTTACTGATCTATACCGCCATTCCATTGTCTGCGATAGGAGGTATTTATTTTCTGGCATTGAGAGGAATGCCTTTCAGTATCAGCGCAGGGGTAGGATTCATCGCTTTATTCGGAGTAGCAGTACTTAATGGAATTGTTTTGATATCAGAGTTTAACCGATTGAAAAAGAACGGAATAACAAACACCAACAGAATTGTACTGATAGGTACAAAAATCAGACTTCGTCCGGTGTTAATGACAGCTTTTGTGGCTTCGTTAGGATTTCTTCCTATGGCGATCAGTAATGGTGCCGGAGCAGAAGTACAGAGGCCTTTGGCTACCGTTGTAATCGGCGGTTTGATGCTTGCTACACTTTTAACCCTTTTTGTACTTCCTATTCTCTATGTTTTATTCGAAAATATTAATAAAGATAAAATGAAATTCTCTAAAAAATTCAACTATAAAAAACTGTCCGTTTTCCTACTGCTGATCTCTTTCGGAAGTTTTCAGGCTCAGGAAAGCATTACTTATGACCAGGCTTTGGAAAAGGCCTATCAACAAAACGGAACCCTTAAAAACTCAAAATTAGTATCAGATTATCAGGAAAAACTCAAAGCCAGCTATCTGGATATTCCACAAATGGAAGTTACAGGCGGATTTGGACAGATTCAGGGAGAGGAAACCGACAATTCTTTCGGAATCTCTCAAAGATTCAGTTTTCCTACGGTTTATTCAAAAAGAAAACAAATGCTGGATGCGGAATGGTCTGCGGGTATCATCAATCAGAATCTGACCAAAACACAGCTTACGAAAGAGGTTACAGACGTTTTCTACAGAATATTAGTGCTTCAGGAGAAGAAAAAAGTATTGGAATATATCAGCCAGATGTACAATAATTTTGCTGACAAGGCGGGATTAAGATTAAAAAAAGGAGAAGCCAATATTTTAGAGGAATCAACCGCTGAAATCCAGAAAGAACAGGTACAAGTACAGCTGAACACTCTTGAGAATGATCTAGATATCGCAAAACTTCAGCTTCAGGTATTACTTCAGTCTGAGAATCCTTACCAGCCGATTGCTGATCAACCGACAATGAATATGGGTATTCAGATTTCTGAGGAAATGGTAAAACAACATCCTGAACTTCAGTATCTGCAGCAACAGATTAAAGTAGGAGAGGCGGAAGTACAGCTGGAGAAAAGCAAACTGCTTCCGGATCTTCTTGTTGGATATACCAATCAGAGTATGAAAAACATCAATAATAACCGTTTTAATTCGGTTCAGGTGGGCGTAGGAATTCCATTGTTTACAAAAGGGCAAAGAGCTTTGGCAAAGGCTGCACAGGCAAAAATTGCAATATCCGAAAATCAATACCAGCGAAAAGAAATTGAGCTGAAAAACAGATTGAGACAGCAACTGAATAATTATATGAATCAACAGAGAATCATTGAAAATTATCAACAAAAACAACTTCCGAAATCTGAAATCATTTTAAAAACAGCACAGAAACAAATGGAAGTAGGAGAAATTGATTACCTGGATTGGGTAATATTGGTGAACCAGGCCGTAAAAACCAAAGCAGACTATATTGATCAGCTGGAAAAACTGAATCAGATCAGTGCCGAACTTAATTTCTTAATTTCAAAATAA
- a CDS encoding siderophore-interacting protein: MENSIITQAEKTKKIRSAFIIKNKQYLTPHLIRVVFEMDDNQAELLANVRSGSNNKIFFPTKEGRTPLIRTYTNRKIDLENRELSIDFVAHGDNGPASAWALQASPGDSLEIGMKESTRPLVPDADFYLLAGDATALPVICAIAEQFPPYISAKILLEVAGKEDELILCSAADVSVEWLYNPHPEEGSRLAEAVKSVQFPPGVLKEYVYIAAEYTTVHELRNYFKTTPQWDPHGLYICSYWKAGQTENI, encoded by the coding sequence ATGGAAAATTCTATCATTACTCAAGCAGAGAAAACAAAAAAAATACGTTCTGCATTTATCATTAAAAATAAACAGTATCTCACCCCACATCTTATCCGTGTGGTATTTGAAATGGATGACAATCAGGCTGAACTGCTTGCCAATGTGCGTTCCGGTTCAAATAATAAAATCTTTTTTCCAACTAAAGAAGGAAGAACTCCTTTAATCAGAACATATACTAACAGAAAAATTGACTTGGAAAACCGGGAATTGAGTATAGATTTCGTTGCCCATGGTGATAACGGGCCCGCTTCTGCATGGGCATTACAAGCGAGTCCTGGTGATTCATTGGAAATAGGGATGAAAGAAAGTACAAGGCCTTTAGTTCCCGATGCTGATTTTTATCTGCTGGCGGGAGATGCAACAGCATTACCTGTCATTTGTGCTATTGCTGAGCAGTTTCCACCTTATATATCCGCAAAGATCCTATTAGAGGTGGCAGGCAAAGAAGATGAACTTATTCTGTGTTCCGCAGCAGATGTATCAGTAGAATGGCTTTACAATCCCCATCCGGAAGAGGGAAGCCGACTTGCAGAAGCTGTAAAATCTGTTCAGTTTCCGCCCGGAGTTTTGAAAGAATATGTGTATATCGCTGCAGAATACACAACAGTTCATGAACTTCGTAATTATTTTAAAACAACCCCGCAATGGGATCCCCATGGTCTATATATCTGCTCGTACTGGAAAGCCGGACAGACAGAAAATATATAG
- a CDS encoding Crp/Fnr family transcriptional regulator — MQELLASYIKNRISVTDEELNTILSYFKHVQLKKNETLLTNGQHSQRTFFVVNGCLRIFFINEEGQDSTRYFAFENQFATALTSFITSEPSDEFIQAVEDSEVYYISHESFYHLLDIIPQWEKFYRIYLETAYVSNTKRLMSFLVQDALEKYRQLLNENPVVVRRLSNKMVASYLNISQETLSRLKSRL; from the coding sequence ATGCAGGAACTTTTAGCTTCATATATTAAAAATAGAATATCAGTAACGGATGAAGAATTGAATACCATTCTTTCTTATTTCAAACATGTTCAATTAAAAAAGAATGAAACACTCCTTACCAACGGACAACACAGCCAACGGACATTTTTTGTTGTAAACGGTTGTCTCCGTATATTTTTTATTAATGAAGAAGGGCAGGATTCCACGCGATATTTTGCATTTGAAAATCAGTTTGCAACAGCATTAACCAGTTTTATTACTTCTGAGCCCTCCGACGAATTTATTCAGGCCGTGGAGGATTCAGAAGTATATTACATTAGTCATGAAAGCTTTTACCATCTCCTGGATATTATTCCGCAATGGGAAAAATTTTACAGGATATATCTGGAAACAGCGTATGTGAGTAACACGAAGAGACTGATGTCTTTCCTTGTTCAGGATGCTCTTGAAAAGTACCGCCAGCTGCTGAATGAAAATCCTGTTGTAGTAAGGAGACTTTCTAATAAAATGGTAGCTTCCTATCTTAATATCTCTCAGGAAACTTTAAGCAGATTGAAATCAAGACTTTGA